The genomic DNA AATTTAAAAGGAATTTTTTGGAACAAAGCAAAAACTAGGTACTATGACCTAGTTTGCTTGATAATATTATGTTAATCTTTCAGCTCTTTGGGTCATAAATAATGATTTTGGATTATGCAGAAAGAGTTTATCTATCGTAGTCTCTGAAACTCCCTTTTCGCGTAATTGTGGGATAATTGACTCAAATAGATAGGTTGGATGCCAGTTCGCCATTATCTCAACAAGTGGCTCTGGAAGAACTGGTGGTCGACCTAGCCACACATTTACAGTGTCATGAGAAAGCATTATACGATCTTCATAGCCATCATTAAGTAATTTTAGTAAGATTTCAATTCTCTCTGTATCAAAAGGTGTTCCAACCATTCCTTGGATACCAAAGCGATCAAGTGCGATATTTACCCCGTATTCTAATGTTTCTTTATGATAGGAAGGGTTTGTATTCCCACACATATGGCCAATAACGATTCGATTAGGAGCAACACCCTTACTCACAAGTAATTGGGCCTGTTCTGGACCCATGGTACCTTCTTGTGTATGAGTTAAAATAGTAACCCCAGTGTCTAGATGAGCCCTAGCAGCAGCTCTAAAAAACATTTCTTCATAGGTGGTGATCTCATTTTTACTAGATGCAA from Cytobacillus luteolus includes the following:
- a CDS encoding phosphotriesterase family protein, which encodes MRQMVNTVTGPIDINQLGKTLIHEHFVFGYPGFQGDQTLGGFNRQEALEVGIEVAIKLMSYGVRTVVDPTPNECGRNPELLREISEQTGLKIICATGYYYEGEGATPYFKFRQALGTAEQEIYEMFMKELTEGIGSTGIKPGIIKLASSKNEITTYEEMFFRAAARAHLDTGVTILTHTQEGTMGPEQAQLLVSKGVAPNRIVIGHMCGNTNPSYHKETLEYGVNIALDRFGIQGMVGTPFDTERIEILLKLLNDGYEDRIMLSHDTVNVWLGRPPVLPEPLVEIMANWHPTYLFESIIPQLREKGVSETTIDKLFLHNPKSLFMTQRAERLT